The following are from one region of the Stanieria cyanosphaera PCC 7437 genome:
- the ileS gene encoding isoleucine--tRNA ligase gives MTEVKSYKDTVNLPQTEFNMRANAKTREPELQQFWAENQIYEQLSQHNPNDLFILHDGPPYANGSLHMGHALNKILKDIINKYKLLRGHKVKYVPGWDCHGLPIELKVLQSMKSKEREGLTPIKLRHKARDFALKTQQEQCEGFKRYGIWGDWEHPYLTMTPDYEAAQIGVFGQMALKGYIYRGLKPVHWSPSSHTALAEAELEYPEGHTSRSVYAAFPVISLGEDAKELEQYLPNLSVAIWTTTPWTIPGNLAVAVNGDLEYAVVDVGTIHELSLQYLIVAKDLVEKLSATLGTNLTVKTTLLGKALEGITYRHPLFNRESKVVIGGDYITTESGTGLVHTAPGHGQEDYIVGQKYGLPILSPVDDKGYFTEEAGKFAGLNVLNGGNEAIIEALKDAGSLLKEEPYQHKYPYDWRTKKPTIFRATEQWFASVEGFREEALKAISSVQWIPAQGENRITPMVAERSDWCISRQRSWGVPIPVFYDEETNEPLLTEETINYVQRIIAAKGSDAWWELPVEELLPEQYRSNGRKYRKGTDTMDVWFDSGSSWAAVAKARNLKYPVDMYLEGSDQHRGWFQSSLLTSVATNGIAPYQTVLTHGFVLDEKGRKMSKSLGNVVDPKIIIEGGNNQKQEPPYGADVLRLWVSSVDYSSDVPIGQNILKQLGDIYRKIRNTARFLLGNLHDFNPETDAVAYADLPELDKYMLHRMTEVFADVTEAFESFQFFRFFQTVQNFCVVDLSNFYLDIAKDRLYISDPNSFRRRSCQTVLAIAVESLAKAIAPVLSHMAEDIWQSIPYETSYRSVFQAGWVEMKDEWKKPELNQFWTKIRQLRDEVNKVMEQARTAKAIGSSLDAKVLLYVADSDLKQHLEAFNPTDSFSGNGIDQLRYFFLASQVALVDSSETIDKAEYNSKSDRLGIAIVKADGEKCDRCWNYSTTVGSFKDDPTICDRCNAALKGEF, from the coding sequence GTGACAGAAGTAAAGAGCTACAAAGATACCGTAAATCTGCCCCAGACAGAATTCAACATGAGGGCAAACGCCAAGACGCGCGAACCAGAATTACAACAATTTTGGGCAGAAAACCAAATTTACGAACAACTGTCACAACATAATCCAAATGATCTATTTATTCTTCACGATGGCCCTCCCTATGCTAATGGTTCGCTACACATGGGTCATGCTTTAAATAAAATTCTCAAAGATATTATCAATAAATACAAATTATTGAGAGGGCATAAAGTTAAATATGTTCCTGGTTGGGACTGTCATGGACTCCCGATTGAATTAAAAGTGCTACAAAGCATGAAATCGAAAGAAAGGGAGGGTCTAACCCCGATCAAATTACGCCACAAAGCCCGCGATTTTGCCCTGAAAACCCAACAAGAACAGTGCGAAGGTTTCAAAAGATATGGAATCTGGGGAGACTGGGAACATCCCTATTTAACCATGACTCCTGACTATGAAGCAGCCCAGATTGGTGTGTTTGGGCAAATGGCATTAAAAGGTTATATTTATCGCGGATTAAAACCAGTTCATTGGAGTCCTAGTTCTCATACGGCTTTGGCTGAAGCGGAATTAGAATATCCTGAAGGGCATACTTCCCGTAGTGTTTATGCTGCCTTTCCTGTAATCTCTTTGGGAGAAGACGCAAAGGAATTAGAACAGTATTTACCTAATTTAAGTGTAGCGATTTGGACTACTACACCTTGGACTATTCCAGGAAATTTAGCAGTTGCAGTTAATGGGGATTTAGAATACGCAGTTGTTGATGTAGGGACAATTCATGAATTGTCTCTACAGTATTTAATTGTTGCTAAAGATTTAGTCGAAAAATTATCTGCAACTCTCGGTACTAACCTGACAGTTAAAACAACCTTACTAGGGAAAGCTTTAGAAGGAATCACTTATCGTCATCCTTTATTCAATAGAGAAAGTAAAGTTGTTATCGGAGGCGATTATATCACTACCGAATCTGGTACAGGTTTAGTTCATACTGCCCCCGGACATGGACAAGAAGACTATATTGTCGGACAGAAGTATGGTTTACCGATTCTTTCTCCTGTAGATGATAAAGGTTATTTTACTGAAGAAGCAGGTAAATTTGCAGGGTTAAATGTTCTCAATGGTGGTAACGAAGCGATTATTGAAGCTTTAAAAGATGCTGGTTCGCTACTAAAAGAAGAACCTTATCAACATAAATATCCTTACGACTGGCGTACCAAAAAACCAACTATTTTTCGGGCGACAGAACAATGGTTTGCCTCGGTAGAAGGATTTAGAGAAGAAGCTTTAAAAGCAATTTCCTCTGTGCAATGGATTCCTGCCCAAGGAGAAAATCGCATCACTCCGATGGTAGCAGAACGTTCGGATTGGTGTATTTCTCGTCAGCGTAGTTGGGGTGTTCCTATTCCTGTATTTTATGATGAGGAAACGAATGAACCCCTTTTAACCGAAGAAACAATTAATTATGTCCAAAGGATCATCGCAGCAAAGGGTTCGGATGCTTGGTGGGAACTACCTGTAGAAGAATTGTTACCAGAACAATATCGTTCTAACGGGCGCAAGTATCGTAAAGGTACGGATACAATGGATGTCTGGTTTGATTCTGGTTCGTCTTGGGCAGCGGTAGCTAAAGCCAGAAATTTAAAATATCCTGTCGATATGTATCTGGAAGGATCGGATCAGCATCGCGGATGGTTTCAATCTAGTTTACTTACCAGTGTCGCGACTAATGGCATTGCACCCTATCAAACCGTTTTAACTCACGGTTTCGTCTTGGATGAAAAGGGACGTAAGATGAGTAAATCTTTGGGTAATGTCGTCGATCCCAAAATCATCATCGAGGGTGGTAACAATCAAAAACAAGAACCGCCTTACGGTGCAGATGTTTTAAGATTATGGGTATCTTCGGTTGACTATTCTTCTGACGTTCCCATCGGTCAAAATATTCTCAAACAGTTAGGAGATATCTATCGTAAGATTCGCAATACTGCCCGTTTCTTACTCGGTAACTTACACGATTTTAATCCTGAAACCGATGCAGTTGCCTATGCAGACTTACCCGAACTAGATAAGTATATGCTGCATCGTATGACAGAAGTGTTTGCCGATGTCACCGAAGCCTTTGAAAGTTTTCAATTCTTCCGCTTCTTCCAAACCGTACAAAATTTCTGTGTGGTAGATTTATCCAACTTCTATTTAGATATTGCCAAAGACAGACTATATATTTCTGATCCAAATTCCTTCCGTCGTCGTAGCTGTCAGACAGTATTAGCCATTGCAGTAGAAAGTCTCGCAAAAGCGATCGCGCCTGTATTATCTCACATGGCAGAGGATATTTGGCAATCTATCCCCTATGAAACTAGTTATAGATCGGTTTTCCAAGCTGGTTGGGTGGAGATGAAAGACGAATGGAAGAAACCAGAATTAAATCAATTTTGGACAAAAATTCGTCAGTTAAGAGACGAAGTTAATAAAGTAATGGAACAAGCTAGAACAGCAAAAGCGATCGGTTCTTCTCTCGATGCTAAAGTTTTATTATATGTTGCCGATTCTGATCTAAAACAACATCTAGAAGCTTTTAATCCTACTGATAGTTTTAGTGGCAATGGGATTGATCAGTTGCGTTACTTCTTCCTTGCTTCTCAAGTAGCATTGGTAGACTCTTCTGAAACAATCGATAAAGCTGAATATAACAGTAAAAGCGATCGTTTAGGAATTGCTATTGTCAAAGCTGATGGCGAAAAATGCGATCGCTGTTGGAATTATTCTACTACCGTAGGAAGTTTTAAAGACGATCCGACGATATGCGATCGCTGTAATGCTGCTTTGAAAGGAGAGTTTTAA
- a CDS encoding cobalt-precorrin-6A reductase: MRVLILGGTGDAFELAVKASTIEGIEVILSLAGRTSQPAKINVQTRIGGFGGIEGLVNYLKNNAIALLIDATHPYAAQISFNAATAAQICNIPYLILVRPPWQPTKQDDWIEVENLQAAADLLPTLAKRVFLTIGKQELSTFAHLQEIWFLMRMIDPPTSDRLIPKGEILLDKGTFAVAEEIKLLKKYQIQAIVSKNSGGEATYAKIIAARELGLPVVMVKRPIIPESDRFSNVESVLKWLNHF, translated from the coding sequence ATGCGAGTTTTGATCTTAGGTGGAACGGGTGATGCTTTTGAATTAGCCGTCAAAGCTTCAACTATTGAAGGGATAGAAGTAATTCTTTCCCTAGCAGGTAGAACTAGTCAACCAGCCAAAATTAACGTACAGACGAGAATCGGCGGATTTGGTGGAATAGAAGGTTTAGTTAACTATCTCAAAAATAATGCGATCGCTCTACTTATTGATGCAACCCATCCCTATGCTGCCCAAATTTCTTTCAATGCAGCCACAGCAGCCCAAATCTGTAACATTCCCTATCTCATCTTAGTACGTCCACCTTGGCAACCAACCAAACAAGATGATTGGATCGAAGTAGAAAATCTTCAAGCTGCTGCCGATCTACTACCTACTTTAGCAAAAAGAGTCTTTTTAACTATTGGTAAACAAGAACTATCTACTTTTGCTCATTTACAAGAGATCTGGTTTTTGATGCGTATGATCGATCCTCCCACATCTGATCGATTAATCCCCAAAGGAGAAATATTATTAGATAAAGGGACTTTTGCTGTAGCAGAAGAAATCAAGTTATTGAAAAAATATCAGATTCAAGCGATCGTTAGTAAAAATAGTGGTGGTGAAGCAACTTATGCCAAAATTATTGCTGCTAGGGAATTAGGGTTACCTGTAGTGATGGTTAAACGTCCAATAATTCCAGAAAGCGATCGCTTTAGTAATGTAGAAAGTGTTTTGAAGTGGTTGAATCATTTTTAG
- a CDS encoding nucleotidyltransferase domain-containing protein has protein sequence MNPNLIIPVGTQVVSRIEVKNKHNEVICPQGGVGVIINSPIDNSYAYKIRLSNDVEIILNRHEFSIRKQYQKQGLQNASDMLAELNLYDYVIYRCVVGSKAFGLDQENSDTDLRGIYLPPADLHWSLYGIPEQLENQDNQECYWEFQKFIILALKANPNILECLYTPLVEKITPIAENLLANQKIFLSQLVYQTYNGYVISQFKKMEQDLRNQGTIRPKHAMHLIRLLLSGITILKEGYVPVKIEQYREELLAIRNESMPWQEVNKWRLDLHQKFSDSLSNTSLPERPDYEKANALLIEARKAMVF, from the coding sequence TTGAATCCTAATCTAATTATTCCTGTTGGCACACAAGTTGTTAGTCGTATTGAAGTTAAAAATAAACACAATGAAGTTATTTGTCCCCAGGGTGGAGTAGGTGTAATTATCAATTCTCCTATAGACAACTCTTACGCTTATAAAATTCGTCTGTCTAATGATGTGGAAATAATCTTAAATCGCCATGAATTTAGCATTCGTAAACAATATCAAAAACAAGGATTACAAAATGCTAGTGATATGTTGGCAGAGTTAAATCTTTATGACTATGTTATCTATCGTTGTGTAGTCGGTTCAAAAGCATTTGGCTTAGACCAAGAAAATTCTGATACAGATTTAAGAGGAATTTATTTACCTCCTGCTGATTTGCATTGGTCTTTGTATGGGATACCCGAACAATTAGAAAATCAGGATAATCAAGAATGCTATTGGGAATTCCAAAAATTTATTATTTTAGCCTTAAAAGCTAACCCTAATATTTTGGAGTGTTTATATACTCCCTTAGTAGAAAAAATAACTCCTATTGCTGAGAACTTATTAGCTAATCAAAAAATATTTTTATCTCAGTTAGTTTATCAAACTTATAACGGTTATGTAATCTCCCAGTTCAAAAAAATGGAGCAAGATTTGCGAAATCAAGGAACAATCAGACCGAAACACGCTATGCATTTAATTCGATTATTGTTATCTGGGATTACCATTTTGAAAGAAGGATATGTTCCAGTCAAAATAGAACAATATCGTGAAGAATTGTTGGCAATTCGTAATGAGTCTATGCCTTGGCAAGAAGTCAATAAGTGGCGATTAGATTTACATCAAAAATTTAGTGATAGTTTGAGTAATACTTCATTGCCTGAACGTCCTGATTATGAAAAAGCGAACGCTTTGTTAATAGAAGCAAGAAAAGCAATGGTTTTTTGA
- a CDS encoding nucleotidyltransferase domain-containing protein — MSVIIMHQKLLTQIAQIQPYPLVFLTISGAHLYGFPSPDSDYDLRGIHILPAREIVGLYPVQETIEKSESKEGVLIDLVTHELKKFLTLLLKRNGYVLEQLYSPLIVYTTPEHQELKAIACKCITRNHYYHYLGFAQTQWRLFTKTNVYQVKPLLYVYRVLLTGIYLMNTGKIEADLIKLNQEFQLPYLNDLIAQKLAKSETSLLQKIDLEFYTQEYQKLQNELKKAFENSFLPNEPSAKGELNNLLLKLRLY; from the coding sequence ATGTCTGTCATAATAATGCATCAAAAATTATTAACTCAAATAGCTCAAATACAACCTTATCCTTTAGTATTTTTGACTATTAGTGGCGCGCATTTATATGGATTTCCTTCTCCAGACTCTGATTACGATCTACGAGGAATTCATATCTTACCTGCAAGAGAAATAGTTGGCTTATATCCTGTTCAAGAAACTATTGAAAAGTCGGAAAGTAAAGAAGGGGTACTAATTGATTTAGTGACTCATGAGCTTAAAAAATTCTTGACATTATTACTAAAAAGAAATGGTTATGTTTTAGAGCAACTTTACTCGCCGTTAATCGTTTATACAACTCCAGAACATCAAGAATTAAAAGCGATCGCTTGTAAGTGTATTACTCGTAATCATTATTATCATTATCTAGGCTTTGCTCAAACTCAGTGGCGATTATTTACAAAAACTAATGTTTATCAGGTTAAGCCATTGCTATACGTTTATCGGGTTTTATTGACAGGAATTTATTTAATGAATACAGGAAAAATTGAGGCTGATTTAATTAAACTTAATCAAGAGTTTCAATTACCTTATCTTAATGATTTAATTGCTCAAAAACTAGCAAAGTCTGAAACATCATTATTACAAAAAATTGATTTGGAGTTTTATACTCAAGAATATCAAAAATTACAAAATGAGTTGAAAAAAGCTTTTGAAAATAGTTTTTTACCTAATGAACCTTCAGCTAAAGGTGAATTAAACAATTTATTATTAAAGCTGAGACTTTATTAG
- a CDS encoding DNA cytosine methyltransferase, producing the protein MEKQTPTFIDLFAGIGGFRLAFEQAGYKCVYSCEIDSACQEVYFNNFGEKPKDDITKIDIEKIPDFDVLTAGFPCQPFSICGKRQGFEDTRGTLFFHICKIIEAKQPSVVLLENVKHLVHHDRGRTLDIILYSLEDLGYLVDYKILNSKDFGLPQNRERIIIFATKNKKFDFNLIETNNCIKKLEEYLCKQGYFEYLKKQEYTLIENPKKQSSGLIFVGYRTNKTTWKKGVRPNTQHLSRVHHQPNRIYSVEGVHPTIPSQETSGRFFIYIPKENKVRKLTIKECYRIMGFPNSFKIHDSVAECYKQIGNSVCIPMIYQLAVQINKQNLMRSKEKIYNHNINFYQRKPVQLEILEVAVMNHKQKLLEIYYQSSDLENNNQLPDPIIEYINVIAQNCSKQKGVYTVLITLLIHKILEPTQDIRYHQTSMAGGFSGRTIDTQYITPTLKELGLPAMAESGWLTRSLEQPYPYTLKYEGKINNKSVKNAFLSIIDFVEEHPDKTELITKLLIYQIKQATQSNRIAIVKLANPEKLNIITVINCLDTHFSYNYKTFGASKLPVIAFYAIYQRLIQEVERYKECILKDLGSHTASDRTSKTAGDIKIFDKSKKLIEAIEIKYGKPISLQLVLNAKDKILKYSPRRYYIFSSVDIYKEDEIKIKNEIELIARNHGCQVIVNGIIPTLKYYLRLITSVENFIENYSRLVEQDRELQAIHKIQWNNILKTLE; encoded by the coding sequence GTGGAGAAGCAAACACCAACATTTATCGATCTTTTTGCAGGAATTGGAGGATTTCGACTAGCTTTTGAACAGGCTGGATATAAGTGTGTCTATTCTTGTGAAATAGATAGTGCTTGTCAAGAGGTTTATTTTAATAACTTTGGTGAAAAACCCAAAGATGACATTACTAAGATAGACATTGAAAAAATACCAGATTTTGATGTTTTAACCGCAGGTTTTCCTTGTCAACCATTTAGTATCTGTGGCAAAAGACAAGGTTTTGAAGATACACGAGGTACGCTATTTTTCCATATCTGCAAAATTATAGAAGCTAAACAACCTAGTGTAGTGCTTTTAGAAAATGTAAAGCATTTAGTTCATCATGACCGAGGAAGAACTTTAGATATAATTCTTTATTCTTTAGAAGATTTAGGATATTTAGTCGATTATAAAATACTTAATTCTAAAGATTTTGGTCTTCCACAAAATAGAGAAAGAATTATAATTTTTGCAACTAAAAATAAAAAATTTGATTTTAATCTTATCGAGACAAATAACTGCATAAAAAAATTAGAAGAGTATCTTTGTAAACAGGGATATTTTGAATATTTAAAAAAGCAAGAATACACCCTAATTGAAAATCCTAAAAAACAATCTTCAGGATTAATTTTTGTTGGATATAGAACTAATAAAACAACTTGGAAAAAAGGAGTTAGACCTAATACACAACATCTTTCTAGAGTACATCATCAACCAAATCGTATTTATTCTGTGGAAGGAGTTCATCCTACTATCCCGTCTCAAGAAACATCAGGAAGATTTTTTATTTATATACCAAAAGAAAATAAAGTTCGCAAATTAACAATTAAAGAATGCTATCGAATTATGGGGTTTCCCAATAGTTTTAAAATTCATGATTCAGTTGCAGAATGTTACAAGCAAATTGGCAATTCTGTATGTATTCCCATGATTTATCAATTAGCCGTTCAAATAAACAAGCAAAATTTAATGAGATCGAAAGAAAAAATATATAACCATAATATTAATTTTTATCAGCGTAAACCAGTACAGCTTGAGATTTTAGAAGTCGCTGTTATGAATCATAAACAAAAATTATTAGAAATATATTATCAATCATCAGATTTGGAAAATAATAATCAATTACCAGATCCGATAATTGAATATATTAATGTTATTGCCCAAAATTGTTCTAAGCAGAAAGGCGTTTATACAGTATTAATAACTCTATTAATACATAAAATTCTCGAACCGACTCAAGATATTAGATATCATCAAACAAGTATGGCTGGAGGATTTTCTGGTAGAACAATAGACACTCAATATATTACACCCACGCTTAAAGAATTAGGACTACCAGCTATGGCAGAAAGTGGTTGGTTAACTCGTTCTCTAGAACAACCTTATCCTTATACTCTAAAATACGAAGGCAAAATTAATAATAAATCTGTCAAAAATGCTTTCTTAAGTATTATTGATTTTGTAGAGGAACATCCTGATAAAACAGAACTAATTACTAAATTACTAATTTATCAAATCAAACAAGCTACACAATCTAATCGGATTGCCATTGTTAAGTTAGCAAATCCTGAAAAATTAAATATAATAACAGTTATTAATTGTCTAGATACTCATTTTAGCTATAATTATAAAACTTTTGGAGCATCTAAATTACCTGTAATAGCTTTTTATGCAATTTATCAAAGATTAATTCAAGAAGTTGAAAGATATAAAGAATGTATTTTAAAAGATTTAGGCAGCCATACTGCATCAGATCGTACTTCTAAAACAGCAGGAGATATAAAAATTTTTGATAAAAGTAAAAAACTTATTGAAGCTATAGAAATTAAGTATGGTAAACCAATTAGTTTACAACTAGTTCTAAATGCTAAAGATAAAATATTAAAATATAGTCCCAGAAGATACTATATATTTTCTTCTGTTGATATTTACAAAGAAGATGAAATTAAAATCAAAAATGAAATTGAATTAATTGCTCGGAATCATGGTTGTCAAGTTATTGTTAATGGAATTATTCCAACACTTAAATATTATTTGAGATTAATTACATCAGTAGAAAATTTTATTGAAAATTATTCTAGATTAGTAGAACAAGATCGAGAATTACAAGCTATCCATAAAATACAGTGGAATAATATATTAAAAACTCTTGAATAA
- a CDS encoding calcium-binding protein → MAFSFSSSSASISVSVNQNDILFSLTDNKSIKISANSVNGNAKINGSNGNDLIQGGKGNDTLSGNDGNDSIIGGEGNDFLTGGRGNDSLRGGKGKDTLSGNDGNDLIAGGAGNDLLTGGKGKDSFYFDNSKEGIDTITDFNVSQDLIKVSGHKFGGGLVAGDVIDPSQFRIGSAAADSSDRFIYNSSNGALWFDADGNGSIAPIQIATLTTGLKLTHEDIFVV, encoded by the coding sequence ATGGCGTTTAGTTTTAGTTCATCTAGTGCAAGTATTTCTGTCAGTGTTAATCAGAATGATATATTGTTCTCTTTAACTGATAATAAAAGTATCAAAATTAGTGCCAATAGTGTTAATGGCAATGCTAAGATTAACGGTTCTAATGGCAATGATTTAATACAAGGAGGAAAAGGTAACGATACCCTTTCTGGTAATGATGGTAATGATTCGATTATTGGCGGAGAAGGAAACGATTTTTTAACTGGTGGCAGAGGAAATGATTCTTTGCGAGGGGGAAAAGGTAAAGATACCCTTAGTGGTAATGATGGTAATGATTTGATTGCTGGAGGCGCAGGAAACGATCTTTTAACTGGTGGCAAAGGAAAAGATTCCTTTTATTTTGATAATTCTAAAGAAGGGATAGATACTATTACTGATTTTAATGTCAGCCAAGATTTGATTAAAGTATCAGGACATAAATTTGGTGGCGGTTTAGTAGCAGGTGATGTAATTGATCCTAGTCAATTTAGAATTGGTAGTGCTGCTGCCGATAGTAGCGATCGCTTTATTTATAATAGTTCTAATGGTGCGTTATGGTTTGATGCGGATGGTAATGGTTCAATCGCACCAATCCAAATAGCTACTTTAACAACGGGATTAAAGCTTACCCATGAGGACATTTTTGTAGTTTAA
- the cbiD gene encoding cobalt-precorrin-5B (C(1))-methyltransferase CbiD, with amino-acid sequence MARTGYTLPVFAVAAAKAALLHLQEKMNAEPIVTLDLLPESAEIPIEQVASLDSTSALAITLSDPGDNLDLTRNTPIWAWVRLSQRVSEALIVEAGEGLGKTVTGKPAIYNYARRLFEANLLPLIPQDQTVTVSIILPFGRQLAQRTSNEAFGILEGLSLLGTSGISQPLSAADHLEAFRLDLQNKVQNHANLVFCLGSNGMHVAKQLCIPEETIVQTGNWIGAMLVEAGLRGANSVLLLGYQGKLIKLAGGIFNTSSHIADAKLEIISAAVASVGGNLETIQAILTAKTADAAYKTLVKLQLAESVFPLLAEKISQNAVAYVQKYADVSLKIGTILFNRQGKIISQDVTARKLITLLSSNKK; translated from the coding sequence ATGGCTCGTACTGGTTATACCTTACCTGTTTTTGCTGTCGCTGCTGCTAAGGCTGCCTTGTTGCATTTACAAGAGAAAATGAATGCCGAACCCATCGTTACTCTCGATCTCTTACCAGAAAGCGCAGAAATACCTATTGAACAAGTAGCTAGTTTAGATTCTACCAGTGCTTTAGCAATTACCCTCAGCGATCCAGGGGATAATTTGGACTTAACTCGCAATACACCAATTTGGGCATGGGTGAGGTTGAGTCAGCGTGTTTCTGAGGCTTTGATTGTAGAAGCTGGTGAAGGTTTAGGAAAAACAGTAACAGGTAAACCTGCTATTTATAATTATGCTCGTCGTTTATTTGAGGCTAATTTATTACCACTAATTCCACAAGATCAAACTGTAACGGTTTCTATTATATTACCATTTGGTCGTCAACTAGCTCAAAGGACTTCCAACGAAGCTTTTGGGATTTTAGAAGGACTTTCTTTACTAGGAACTAGCGGTATTTCTCAACCTTTATCGGCTGCCGATCATTTAGAAGCATTTCGTCTCGATCTACAAAATAAAGTTCAAAACCATGCAAATTTAGTTTTTTGTCTGGGTAGCAATGGGATGCACGTTGCCAAACAATTATGTATTCCTGAAGAAACTATTGTTCAAACTGGTAATTGGATTGGTGCAATGCTAGTAGAAGCAGGTTTACGCGGTGCTAATTCTGTGCTTTTGCTTGGTTATCAAGGTAAATTAATTAAACTAGCTGGCGGAATATTTAATACATCTAGTCATATAGCTGATGCCAAGTTAGAAATTATTAGTGCTGCGGTGGCTTCTGTTGGTGGTAATCTTGAGACAATTCAAGCTATTTTAACAGCAAAAACCGCCGATGCTGCTTATAAAACACTAGTAAAATTGCAATTAGCTGAATCTGTATTTCCTTTATTAGCAGAAAAAATTAGCCAAAATGCTGTTGCTTATGTTCAAAAATACGCAGATGTTTCTCTAAAAATCGGTACTATTTTATTTAATCGTCAAGGGAAAATTATTAGTCAGGATGTAACTGCTAGAAAATTAATAACACTTTTATCTAGTAATAAAAAATAG
- a CDS encoding metal ABC transporter solute-binding protein, Zn/Mn family, with translation MKKTLRITNIYKLILLVLTVGLGSCSKINSETQAISLSRGAFAIAQEKPKVVASHSVLCDFAQTIAQDTIDLTCLIEPAQSSHTYRPTPSAKTAIEQAQLILYGGYEFEPSIIQLIEASTATVPKIAVHEAVVTEPIMSQHDHGHEDEHHEEESHEHEHNETTKKEAQLKPDSHIWHNVWNAVEMVELIQSQLISLNPTQAELYLQNGTALTEKLTDLNGWINQQIATIPEGQRILVTTHDSLNYYVQAYPLEEYKTLQGLSTEESPTASKLRDLVTEIRQANIPTIFAEVTANDKVINSIAREANVKISEQKLYTDGLGEAGTPAGTYIGMMENNTCAIAVGLGGKCEPFQP, from the coding sequence ATGAAAAAAACTCTTAGAATCACAAATATCTATAAATTAATACTTTTAGTCTTGACGGTGGGATTAGGTAGCTGTAGTAAAATCAATTCAGAAACTCAAGCGATCTCGCTTTCGCGAGGCGCCTTCGCGATCGCTCAAGAAAAACCTAAAGTAGTAGCATCTCACAGTGTGTTGTGCGATTTTGCCCAAACAATTGCTCAAGATACCATTGATTTAACTTGTTTAATTGAACCTGCCCAATCATCCCATACTTATCGCCCTACCCCTTCAGCCAAAACAGCGATTGAACAAGCACAACTAATTTTGTATGGAGGCTATGAATTTGAACCAAGTATTATTCAGTTGATTGAAGCGAGTACAGCTACTGTACCAAAAATTGCGGTTCATGAAGCGGTAGTAACTGAACCAATTATGAGTCAACATGATCACGGGCATGAAGATGAACACCACGAAGAAGAGTCTCACGAACATGAACATAATGAAACCACCAAAAAAGAAGCCCAATTAAAACCAGACTCCCATATTTGGCATAATGTGTGGAATGCAGTAGAAATGGTAGAGTTGATTCAGTCTCAATTGATTTCACTTAATCCTACTCAAGCTGAACTTTATCTACAAAATGGAACAGCCTTAACTGAAAAGCTAACTGATTTAAATGGTTGGATTAATCAACAAATTGCTACTATTCCTGAAGGACAAAGAATTTTAGTTACTACCCATGATTCTTTAAACTACTATGTTCAAGCTTATCCACTAGAAGAATATAAAACTCTCCAAGGTTTAAGTACCGAAGAATCTCCCACTGCCTCGAAATTAAGAGATTTAGTCACAGAAATTAGACAGGCAAATATTCCTACTATTTTTGCTGAAGTAACAGCTAACGATAAAGTAATTAATAGTATTGCTCGCGAAGCCAATGTTAAAATTTCTGAGCAAAAACTCTATACTGATGGTCTAGGTGAAGCAGGAACTCCTGCGGGTACTTATATTGGTATGATGGAAAATAATACTTGTGCGATCGCGGTAGGATTAGGAGGCAAATGCGAACCGTTTCAGCCTTAA